A single Marinitoga aeolica DNA region contains:
- a CDS encoding VanZ family protein — protein sequence MTHKKVFIWDLLFIIYLIVLTYFATTPKPPFNYSKFYGEDKIWHFLAYAGGMFLFLKSYFNRKFFLYFFGAIIFILPIGSEYIQALSPYRYFSMYDALASYAGILAVIITLIIYKKFLIKNKT from the coding sequence ATGACACACAAAAAAGTTTTCATCTGGGATCTTTTATTTATCATATATTTAATAGTATTAACATATTTTGCTACCACACCAAAGCCACCATTTAATTATTCAAAGTTCTATGGTGAAGATAAAATATGGCATTTTTTAGCTTATGCGGGAGGTATGTTTTTATTCTTAAAAAGTTATTTTAATAGAAAATTCTTTCTATATTTTTTTGGAGCTATAATTTTTATTCTTCCTATAGGAAGTGAATATATTCAAGCATTATCTCCATATAGATATTTTTCTATGTATGATGCTTTAGCAAGTTATGCAGGCATTTTAGCTGTAATAATAACTTTGATAATTTATAAAAAATTTTTAATAAAGAACAAAACATAA